A genomic segment from Sporichthya brevicatena encodes:
- a CDS encoding cytochrome P450, whose product MRPEQIDLMDLDPFVRAEDGALFRVLRDEDPCHWNDEPDGGEGFWSLTRYEDVKAAGSDWETFSSAQGTQIQSRRAEGHGKPSIHNMDAPRHREMRELVAAEFTRARMLRLEPRIRELVTAHLDDVVAAGETDLVPIATARIPILVLGALLGVEPEDTSQLIAWTNVISGQTDPDYVADPSVVARTRTEIFDYFHTLTAARRAQPTDDLISLLTHADIDGVPLDQEELDAYYLLMLVAGNETTRNLMTGTVLLLHENPSEWARLKDGQVKPRVAVDELVRMISPIVCMRRTTTRDVELHGRQIRAGQKVVLWFTSANQDERVFDDPDRLVLDRSPNKHLGFGWGPHFCLGSHLAKLEGEILLEELIRRDLRLDVVGEPERLRSNFFRGIKKLPVKVGS is encoded by the coding sequence GTGCGGCCAGAGCAGATCGACCTGATGGATCTCGACCCGTTCGTCCGGGCCGAGGACGGGGCCCTGTTCCGCGTCCTGCGTGACGAGGATCCGTGCCACTGGAACGACGAGCCCGACGGCGGGGAAGGGTTCTGGTCGCTCACGCGGTACGAGGACGTCAAGGCCGCCGGGTCGGACTGGGAGACGTTCTCCAGCGCGCAGGGTACGCAGATCCAGAGCCGGCGGGCGGAGGGTCACGGCAAGCCGTCGATCCACAACATGGACGCCCCACGCCACCGCGAGATGCGCGAGCTCGTCGCCGCCGAGTTCACCCGCGCGCGGATGCTCCGGCTCGAACCGCGGATCCGTGAGCTCGTGACGGCCCACCTCGACGACGTCGTCGCCGCGGGGGAGACCGACCTGGTCCCGATCGCGACCGCGCGCATCCCGATCCTCGTCCTCGGCGCGCTGCTCGGCGTCGAGCCGGAGGACACGTCCCAGCTGATCGCCTGGACGAACGTCATCTCGGGTCAGACCGACCCGGACTACGTCGCCGACCCCTCGGTGGTCGCCCGGACCCGGACCGAGATCTTCGACTACTTCCACACGCTCACCGCCGCGCGCCGCGCGCAGCCCACGGACGACCTGATCAGCCTGCTCACCCACGCCGACATCGACGGCGTCCCGCTCGACCAGGAGGAGCTCGACGCCTACTACCTGCTGATGCTGGTGGCCGGGAACGAGACCACGCGGAACCTCATGACCGGCACCGTCCTGCTGCTCCACGAGAACCCGAGCGAGTGGGCGCGGCTGAAGGACGGGCAGGTCAAGCCCCGGGTCGCGGTCGACGAACTCGTGCGGATGATCTCCCCGATCGTCTGCATGCGCCGCACCACCACCCGCGACGTCGAGCTCCACGGCAGGCAGATCCGCGCCGGGCAGAAGGTCGTGCTCTGGTTCACCTCCGCGAACCAGGACGAGCGCGTCTTCGACGACCCGGACCGGCTCGTCCTCGACCGCAGTCCCAACAAGCACCTCGGCTTCGGGTGGGGCCCGCACTTCTGTCTCGGCTCGCATCTCGCCAAGCTGGAGGGCGAGATCCTGCTGGAGGAGCTGATCCGGCGCGACCTGCGCCTCGACGTCGTGGGGGAACCCGAGCGGCTGCGGTCCAACTTCTTCCGGGGCATCAAGAAGCTGCCGGTCAAGGTCGGCTCCTGA
- a CDS encoding ABC transporter permease, protein MNDLLPYVIFGVTAGAIYGLSAMGLVLTYKTSGLFNFGHGAVSAAAAFVFYSLHVEKGLPWPLAVLVVAAVFGPLAGLLLERMAAVLADVPVTYKIAGTVGLLVGLRGLIELVYGPEAKTLAPFLPQGTAFSVDGVRVTVENLITVGVGVAAAVGLYVLFRVSKLGVAMRGAVDDSMLLDMTGYDPATVRRISWMIGGVFAAVSGVLFASAQGQLDVDVLSLLVVQAFGAAAIGRFASLPLAFVGGIGIGVVQKLVSQQVVDYPALTGLDLNVPFLALFAILLFTPRGKLVEVGRSVKSRAVPVSRFRVRTHVAGYGLALAVLLAIPTLVGAKQPVWNLAMAQVLLFLSLGLLVRVSGQISLCQVGFAAVGAAAFGHLLGRGVPWLPALLVAGLITIPVGAFVAIPAIRLSGLYLALATFGFGVFLAQFFYTKDYMFGFGQKLQTHRPAGFESEERYYYVLLAVAVAGSLVVAVVERSRLGRLLRALSDSPTALVTLGVSTTVTLVLVFCLSAAMAGVSGAMYAGLFGSVGGFAFPFTASLIALAVLTISGRATIPAAFLAPVLLYVVPAYLEGERTGSAIQALFGFSAIVAAAASQGGLDRWFGARAVASAERRRGPAGLAGNLPGRKPRPRTTRARTAVTSA, encoded by the coding sequence ATGAACGACCTGCTGCCCTACGTCATCTTCGGCGTCACCGCCGGCGCGATCTACGGCCTCTCGGCGATGGGTCTCGTCCTCACCTACAAGACCTCGGGCCTGTTCAACTTCGGCCACGGTGCCGTCTCGGCCGCGGCGGCGTTCGTCTTCTACAGCCTCCACGTCGAGAAGGGGCTGCCCTGGCCGCTCGCCGTGCTCGTCGTCGCGGCGGTGTTCGGCCCGCTCGCCGGCCTGCTGCTCGAGCGCATGGCCGCGGTCCTCGCCGACGTCCCGGTCACGTACAAGATCGCCGGCACCGTCGGCCTGCTCGTCGGCCTCCGCGGCCTGATCGAGCTGGTCTACGGACCCGAGGCGAAGACCCTCGCGCCGTTCCTGCCGCAGGGCACCGCCTTCTCCGTCGACGGCGTGCGCGTCACGGTCGAGAACCTCATCACCGTCGGCGTCGGGGTCGCGGCGGCCGTCGGCCTCTACGTGCTCTTCCGCGTCTCGAAGCTCGGAGTCGCGATGCGCGGCGCGGTCGACGACTCGATGCTGCTCGACATGACGGGGTACGACCCCGCCACCGTGCGCCGCATCAGCTGGATGATCGGCGGGGTCTTCGCCGCGGTCTCCGGCGTCCTGTTCGCGAGCGCGCAGGGCCAGCTCGACGTGGACGTCCTCTCGCTCCTCGTCGTCCAGGCCTTCGGCGCCGCCGCGATCGGACGCTTCGCCAGCCTGCCGCTCGCGTTCGTCGGCGGCATCGGCATCGGCGTCGTGCAGAAGCTGGTCAGCCAGCAGGTCGTCGACTACCCGGCGCTCACCGGCCTCGACCTGAACGTCCCGTTCCTCGCGCTCTTCGCGATCCTGCTGTTCACCCCGCGCGGCAAGCTCGTCGAGGTCGGCCGCTCGGTGAAGTCGCGCGCCGTCCCGGTCAGCCGGTTTCGCGTGCGCACCCACGTCGCCGGTTATGGCCTCGCGCTCGCGGTGCTTCTCGCGATCCCGACGCTGGTCGGCGCCAAGCAGCCGGTGTGGAACCTGGCGATGGCTCAGGTCCTGCTGTTCCTCTCGCTCGGTCTGCTGGTCCGCGTCTCCGGCCAGATCTCGCTGTGCCAGGTCGGGTTCGCCGCCGTCGGCGCCGCTGCGTTCGGGCACCTGCTCGGCCGCGGCGTCCCGTGGCTGCCGGCGCTGCTGGTCGCGGGTCTGATCACGATCCCGGTCGGCGCGTTCGTCGCGATCCCGGCGATCCGCCTGTCCGGCCTCTACCTCGCGCTGGCGACGTTCGGCTTCGGTGTCTTCCTCGCGCAGTTCTTCTACACCAAGGACTACATGTTCGGCTTCGGGCAGAAGCTGCAGACGCACCGCCCGGCCGGCTTCGAGTCCGAGGAGCGCTACTACTACGTGCTGCTCGCGGTGGCGGTCGCCGGCTCGCTGGTCGTCGCGGTCGTCGAGCGCAGCCGCCTCGGCCGTCTGCTGCGCGCGCTCTCGGACTCCCCGACCGCGCTGGTCACCCTCGGCGTCAGCACGACGGTGACGCTGGTCCTCGTCTTCTGTCTCTCCGCCGCGATGGCCGGCGTGAGCGGCGCGATGTACGCGGGCCTGTTCGGCTCGGTCGGCGGGTTCGCGTTCCCCTTCACCGCCTCGCTGATCGCGCTCGCGGTCCTCACCATCTCCGGTCGCGCCACGATCCCGGCGGCGTTTCTCGCGCCCGTCCTGCTCTACGTGGTCCCGGCGTACCTGGAGGGGGAGCGGACGGGCTCGGCGATCCAGGCCCTGTTCGGCTTCAGCGCGATCGTCGCCGCCGCGGCGTCGCAGGGCGGCCTCGACCGCTGGTTCGGCGCGCGGGCCGTGGCGTCCGCCGAGCGCCGGCGCGGCCCCGCCGGCCTGGCCGGCAACCTGCCCGGGCGCAAGCCGCGTCCCCGGACCACCCGCGCCCGGACGGCGGTGACCTCGGCATGA
- a CDS encoding ABC transporter substrate-binding protein has protein sequence MRQHKSRYALLALVLAGTMATSACGTRQSIEAIAAANGPGGSTVSAVENAVGGVGALPAPGTAPGAVDGSAAAAPSPAAGSATTAPGTTAGSTEVATASNGSAKAAKPGGAAQTAEAPKAAGCTQSLAPITIGQVGGFTGIVSNTLAGSKIGLPVWVAAMNARGGIACHPIRLVQADDASDPSKSNAAVRDLVQNKGAVALVGSSVPISIKGFRAAVEALKVPAVGGDSLNFDWNQSPYLFPQGTTFSATIIGAVKQNVEAGRKKIGLVYCVEANNCTDAYQVLKQGGATKAGAQVVYETQMSITGTDFSAQCRSAQNAGADQLLLAMDGSAIQRFLRSCAALNYFPAIATSAIATGSVVSKDANAQKATVSVAHIVFPWMRADNAAQQAYANAMKLYAPDADSDGATSQAWVAGEMLRVLVEKLGAKAAEPLTTAAILDGLGKLKKETFGGLSAPVTFSPGQKSSPENNCYYPVKLDSRGWTSPSSKPVCFT, from the coding sequence ATGCGTCAGCACAAGTCCCGTTACGCCCTGCTGGCTCTCGTGCTGGCCGGGACGATGGCGACCTCGGCCTGCGGTACCCGGCAGAGCATCGAGGCCATCGCGGCCGCCAACGGCCCGGGCGGCTCCACGGTCTCCGCCGTCGAGAACGCCGTCGGCGGCGTCGGCGCGCTCCCGGCTCCGGGCACCGCCCCCGGCGCGGTCGACGGATCCGCGGCGGCCGCCCCGTCCCCCGCCGCGGGCTCGGCGACCACCGCGCCGGGCACGACGGCCGGCAGCACCGAAGTCGCGACCGCGTCCAACGGCTCGGCGAAGGCCGCCAAACCGGGGGGCGCGGCCCAGACCGCCGAGGCCCCGAAGGCGGCAGGGTGCACACAGTCCCTGGCGCCGATCACCATCGGCCAGGTCGGCGGGTTCACCGGGATCGTCAGCAACACCCTCGCGGGGTCGAAGATCGGTCTGCCGGTCTGGGTGGCAGCGATGAACGCCCGCGGCGGCATCGCGTGCCACCCGATCCGGCTCGTCCAGGCCGACGACGCGTCCGACCCGTCGAAGTCGAACGCCGCCGTCCGCGACCTGGTGCAGAACAAGGGCGCGGTCGCGCTGGTTGGCAGCTCGGTCCCGATCTCGATCAAGGGCTTCCGCGCCGCGGTCGAGGCGCTCAAGGTGCCGGCCGTCGGTGGTGACTCGCTGAACTTCGACTGGAACCAGTCGCCGTACCTGTTCCCGCAGGGCACCACGTTCTCCGCGACGATCATCGGCGCGGTGAAGCAGAACGTCGAGGCGGGCAGGAAGAAGATCGGTCTCGTCTACTGCGTCGAGGCGAACAACTGCACGGACGCCTACCAGGTGCTCAAGCAGGGCGGCGCGACGAAGGCCGGCGCGCAGGTCGTCTACGAGACGCAGATGAGCATCACCGGCACCGACTTCTCCGCGCAGTGCCGCTCGGCCCAGAACGCCGGGGCGGACCAGCTCCTGCTCGCGATGGACGGCTCCGCGATTCAGCGGTTCCTGCGCTCCTGCGCGGCGCTGAACTACTTCCCGGCGATCGCGACCTCCGCGATCGCGACCGGCAGCGTCGTCAGCAAGGACGCCAATGCGCAGAAGGCGACGGTCTCGGTCGCGCACATCGTGTTCCCGTGGATGCGCGCCGACAACGCCGCTCAGCAGGCGTACGCGAACGCGATGAAGCTGTACGCGCCCGACGCCGACTCCGACGGCGCCACCTCGCAGGCCTGGGTCGCGGGCGAGATGCTTCGGGTCCTCGTCGAGAAACTCGGCGCGAAGGCGGCCGAGCCTCTCACGACGGCCGCGATCCTCGACGGGCTCGGAAAGCTGAAGAAGGAGACGTTCGGCGGGTTGAGCGCGCCGGTCACCTTCTCGCCCGGGCAGAAGAGCTCACCCGAGAACAACTGCTACTACCCGGTGAAGCTGGACTCGCGCGGCTGGACGTCGCCGAGCAGCAAGCCCGTCTGCTTCACATGA
- a CDS encoding ABC transporter ATP-binding protein: MSDGLFRLRGIRAGYGATTVLRGVDLTVPPRSVVALLGANGAGKTTLLRAASGVIGLSAGRRTFDGEDLTTATPHQLARRGICHVPEGRGVFGSLTVRENIRLQATKGSESEAFDRAVSAFPRLGERMNQLARTMSGGEQQMLALARAYIQRPRVVLLDEVSMGLAPRIVDEIFEFLRRLAAEGASLLIVEQYVQRALEVADAVYLLNKGQVSFAGEPSELDGEDLFTSYVGGSVGSADRVSA, from the coding sequence ATGAGCGACGGACTGTTCCGCCTGCGCGGCATCCGGGCCGGCTACGGCGCGACCACGGTGCTCCGCGGTGTCGACCTGACCGTGCCGCCGCGGAGCGTCGTCGCGTTGCTCGGCGCGAACGGCGCCGGCAAGACGACCCTGCTGCGCGCTGCCTCGGGCGTGATCGGCCTGTCCGCGGGCCGCCGGACCTTCGACGGCGAGGACCTCACCACAGCGACCCCGCACCAGCTCGCGCGCCGCGGCATCTGCCACGTGCCTGAGGGTCGTGGGGTCTTCGGCAGTCTGACGGTGCGTGAGAACATCCGCCTCCAGGCGACGAAGGGCAGCGAGTCCGAGGCGTTCGACCGCGCGGTCTCCGCCTTCCCGCGTCTCGGCGAGCGAATGAACCAGCTCGCCCGGACGATGTCCGGCGGCGAGCAGCAGATGCTCGCCCTCGCCCGGGCCTACATCCAGCGGCCGCGCGTCGTCCTGCTCGACGAGGTGTCGATGGGCCTCGCGCCCCGCATCGTCGACGAGATCTTCGAGTTCCTGCGTCGCCTCGCCGCGGAGGGCGCGAGCCTGCTCATCGTCGAGCAGTACGTCCAGCGCGCCCTCGAGGTGGCCGACGCGGTCTACCTGCTGAACAAGGGTCAGGTCTCCTTCGCCGGCGAGCCGTCCGAGCTCGACGGCGAGGACCTGTTCACCAGCTACGTCGGCGGCAGCGTCGGCAGCGCCGATCGAGTTTCCGCTTAG